The following proteins are encoded in a genomic region of Desertifilum tharense IPPAS B-1220:
- a CDS encoding sigma-70 family RNA polymerase sigma factor — MSQSVPLSWSTVGAAVVRAPVQPEKLSNYDLILRCQEGLRPDRLAFAELLRRYQSHVDRILYHLAPDWQDRADLAQEVWIRVYRNIKRLNDPVKFRGWLSRIATNLFYDELRKRKRVRSPLSLDAPRQLDDGEMDWEIAASEPGPEENLTTAEFYEQLQTAIADLPEVFRTTIVLREIEGMAYEEIAEITGVSLGTVKSRIARARQRLQFQLQNYLDCK; from the coding sequence ATGAGTCAATCTGTTCCACTATCCTGGTCAACGGTTGGGGCCGCAGTAGTAAGAGCGCCTGTGCAACCCGAAAAACTCTCGAACTACGACTTGATTCTTCGATGTCAGGAAGGTCTTCGACCAGACCGCTTGGCATTCGCAGAGTTATTGCGTCGGTATCAATCCCATGTCGATCGCATTTTGTACCACCTCGCGCCCGATTGGCAAGATCGAGCAGATTTGGCCCAAGAGGTGTGGATTCGAGTGTATCGCAATATTAAACGTCTGAACGATCCGGTAAAATTCCGGGGATGGCTCAGTCGGATTGCCACAAACTTGTTCTATGATGAGTTACGCAAGCGCAAACGCGTGCGGAGTCCCTTATCGCTTGATGCCCCTCGGCAACTCGATGATGGCGAAATGGACTGGGAAATTGCCGCATCTGAACCGGGGCCAGAAGAAAACCTGACAACGGCTGAGTTTTACGAGCAGTTACAAACGGCGATCGCGGATTTGCCAGAAGTTTTCCGAACAACCATTGTGTTGCGGGAGATTGAAGGTATGGCCTATGAAGAAATTGCCGAAATTACCGGGGTTTCCCTGGGAACGGTAAAATCTCGGATTGCTAGAGCGCGTCAACGTTTGCAATTCCAACTGCAAAATTATCTCGACTGTAAGTAA
- a CDS encoding gamma-glutamylcyclotransferase: MIQPIRVFVYGTLKPGEYNYQRYCQGKTIAEQSAIALGELFTLPVGYPALIPGEQPVRGFVLTFNDPQILADLDRLEGYSSQNPPNQNEYDRQQIEIWDEANRTLGFAWAYLMSRLQVERLGGVKIASGNWCYSPPLSS, translated from the coding sequence ATTCAACCGATTCGCGTATTTGTCTACGGTACCCTGAAGCCTGGGGAGTATAACTACCAGAGGTATTGTCAGGGAAAAACGATCGCAGAGCAAAGCGCGATCGCTCTTGGAGAATTATTTACCCTCCCAGTCGGATATCCAGCCCTGATTCCCGGAGAGCAACCCGTACGCGGCTTTGTTTTAACCTTCAACGATCCGCAGATCCTAGCAGATTTAGACCGTTTAGAAGGCTATTCTTCCCAAAACCCCCCCAATCAAAACGAGTACGATCGGCAACAGATCGAAATCTGGGATGAAGCCAATCGTACTCTCGGTTTTGCGTGGGCCTATTTGATGAGCCGCTTGCAGGTTGAACGCTTAGGGGGCGTTAAGATCGCCAGTGGCAATTGGTGCTACTCGCCGCCTCTGTCGTCCTAA
- a CDS encoding anti-sigma factor, whose amino-acid sequence MTPQFDSHQPSKQPSGSHSSARWNARNPNSSMGALDMLKRDRFELLSAYLDGEVTASERQQVENWLDTDPAVQSLYQRLLRLRQGFQMMPTPPISQPAEQTVEQVFARLDRRPKRALILWGGGAVAALLIGAITSVFGNDGFMPQFAQSPEPEAPSAAVMIALDQPVVSIPKMAVPASPTTVQPNSSGNLHRILQGNGEPN is encoded by the coding sequence ATGACTCCTCAGTTCGATTCTCATCAACCCTCCAAACAGCCATCAGGAAGTCATTCCTCGGCTCGATGGAATGCCCGTAACCCCAATTCGTCGATGGGTGCCCTAGATATGCTAAAGCGCGATCGCTTTGAATTATTAAGCGCCTACCTTGATGGCGAAGTCACCGCTTCAGAGCGTCAACAGGTAGAAAATTGGCTGGATACCGATCCGGCCGTCCAAAGCTTGTACCAACGGTTGTTACGGTTGCGTCAAGGCTTCCAAATGATGCCAACGCCTCCGATTTCTCAACCCGCCGAACAGACTGTGGAGCAAGTCTTTGCCCGTTTGGATCGCAGACCTAAACGAGCTTTAATCCTCTGGGGAGGGGGTGCAGTCGCCGCCCTTCTCATTGGGGCAATTACCAGCGTGTTTGGGAATGATGGTTTTATGCCTCAATTTGCCCAATCTCCCGAACCCGAAGCCCCATCCGCAGCCGTAATGATTGCCCTCGATCAGCCGGTGGTGAGCATTCCCAAAATGGCAGTTCCGGCTAGCCCTACCACCGTTCAGCCCAATAGTTCGGGGAACTTACATCGGATCTTACAAGGAAACGGCGAACCGAATTAG